TTACCACACGTCATGCATGCCGAGCGGAATCTTTACACCTGCTCATCGGACGGCGTGGACTCGATTAAGCAGGCGATCGTGGAGAAAGGACTGAACCGCGTCGTCGTTGCTGCCTGCACGCCGCGAACGCACGAGTCGCTCTTCCGGACAGCGTGTGAAGCTGCGGGGCTCAACAAGTACCTCTTTGAGTTCGCGAACATCCGCGACCAGTGCTCCTGGATCCACATGCACGAGCCTGGGAAGGCAACGGAGAAAGCGAAGGACCTCGTGCGCATGGCGGTGGCAAAAGTAGCCTTGCAGGAGCCGCAGGAGGAGGAGCAGGTGAGAGTTGAGCCGAAATCGCTCGTGATCGGCGGTGGGATCAGTGGCATGACCGCGGCATTGAATCTCGCGCGGCAGGGCTTCGAAGTGCACCTCGTGGAGCGTGAGCCGGAGCTGGGTGGATTGCTCAGAAGACTGTATAAGCTCTATCCCACCTTCGCCGATGCGAGCGAGTTCCTGCGTGCCGTCGTCAGTGACGTGCACGCGGAGAAGAAGATAACGGTCTGGACCTCGGCCTCAGTGGACGAGGTGGAGGGCTATGTCGGTAATTTCACCGCCGCGATTTCCACGAACGGCGCAATACAGAAGCTCAACATAGGCACGATCATTGTGGCGATTGGTGCGGAAGAGCTCAAACCTGAAGGGCTCTTCAGGTACGACGGAAAGCGAGTGATCACGCAGTTGGAATTGGAGGAACGGCTGCGATCGTGCGCCGAGATAGGCGATTTCAGCACGCTCGGCAACCGGATCGTGATGATCCAGTGCGTCGGCGCGCGCGGCCGGAAGGTCTCTTACTGCTCGAAGATCTGCTGCACCACCGCTTTGAAGAACGCGTTAGTGATAAAAGCGCATGTGCCCGCTGCTGAGATCTATATCCTGAACGAAGGGATCAACGTCTACGGCGACTATGAGCACCTGCTCACCGAGACGCGTGAGCAGGGTGTACGATTCGTGCGGTTTGTGCCCGGGAGCGAGCCGATCGTTGAGGGGACGAGCGTCAAGGTCTATCATGCGAATATCCGCAAAGAGCTCGACCTGAAGGCCGATCTGGTAGTGCTCTCTACACCGCTGGTCAGCGCGTCCGAGACCGAGCGAATCTCGAAGATGTTGAAGGTGGCGCGGGGGCCAGACGGGTTTTTCTTCGAGGCGCATGTGAAGCTCAGACCGCTGGATTTCGCCACCGATGGCATTTATGTCTGCGGCACTGCTCACGGCCCCCGCGATGTCCCGGAGAGCATAGCGCAGGCGCTGGGCGCGTCATCGCGAGCCTCGATCCCCATGGCGCGTGGATACGTGGTGCCTGAGGCGATCACGCCCGTTATTGACCAGAATGCCTGCGTGAAGTGCGGGATCTGCGTCGATAAATGTCCCTACGGCGCGTTACGGCTGAATGAGCATCTGGAAGTGATCGAGGCGCTCTGCAAGGGGTGCGGCACCTGCGTTGCCGCGTGCCCGACCGGTGCATTGGACCAGCGTCACTTCAGGAATATCGAAGTCGCGGCACAGATAAAGAATTTCTTCACACTCCTGCAGCGCGAGCAGGGATAAATAAACCTAGAGGTCCGCTTTCACCACCGGCAGCGTGAAACAGACCGTGCACCCCTTACCCGATTCAGATTCGATCCAGATGCGACCGCGGTGCATCTCAACGATCCGGCGTACGATCGCCAACCCGGCGCCCGTGCCTTCGCTCCGCCGGTCCACCTGGTAAAAGATCTCAAAGACCTTCTCCTGATCGCTCTGAGCGATCCCGATCCCGTTGTCTTTCACAAAGAAAACCGTCTCATCACGGTCCATACGATGTCCAAACTCAATTTTGGGATCCGGGCGATCGCCCCGATATTTGATACTATTGCTAATAAGATTTACCAGGAGTTCTACGATCCCTAAACGATCCACATTGACGGTCGGGAATTGATCAGCGACAACGAGTTCAACGCCGCTCGCCTGTAGCTCACCGGCGGTTTGCGACAGGGCGTCCTGGAGGAGTGTGCCAAACGGCATGTCCTCAGGCGGGTTCGCCATTCGTCCAATACGCGAGAGCTTCAGCGTCGCGCTCAAGAGCTCGTCCATCCTGGTCGCTGCGGTCGATATGTACCGTAAATCGCTCATCACCCGCTTGTGGTTGCCCAGCTCTAAATCCTTCCGGAGCATGTCCGTGAAGCCTGCAATGGTTACGAGCGGTGAGCGTAAATCGTGGGAGACGGTATAGGTGAACCGCTCCAGCTCCCGGTTCTTGGCCGAGAGCTCCTTGAGGATCTTGGCACGTTCAGCATCCACTCGCTTCTGGGCGGTGCTGTCCTCATACAAAACGAGCTGCTCGCCCGTCGAGAGCGTAACTGAGCGGAAACAGATCACCTTCCTGGTGCCGTCCTTGCAGGTAACCGTGAACGACCGAGGCCTGAATTCCCCGGGCTTTGACGCTTTCAGATCTGCGAGCCATGCTGAGCGAGCTGCTTCGCGAACTGACTCATCCGGGAAGGCTTTAGTGAACCATTCACGCCCGGTGAGGACGTCTTCCAGCGTATATCCAAAGAGCTTGGTGAACATGGCATTCACGCAGCGATACCGACCATCAGGGGATATAATAGCAATACCAAAGGGCGATTCCTCTGTCAGCAGACGGTAGAGCTCTTCGCTCTTGCGGAGTGTATCCTCTGCCTGCTTACGCGCCGTCTGATCTATTAAAACACCGCGCAGGCCTACCGGCTTATTCTCGCGGAGAATAGGGCTCGAATGGATGGAGATGGGAAACGTGGACCCGTCTTTCCGCAAGGCTGTGTACTCAATACCGCCGAGCGACTCGCCCTGAAGTACCCGCTGTATATTCCGCGCGGCTCGGTCCCGATCCGCAGGGGCGATCATGTGTAGCGCGTTCAACCCGCGGGCAAACTCCTCTTCAGTATACCCAAAAACGTCAAAGGCGTTTCGATTCACAAAGGTGAGGTTACTGCGCTCATCGAGTTCAAAGACCACCTGGGGCAAGGAATCAGCAAGCTCCTTATATCTCGACTCGCTCTCGCGCAGCGCATCCAGCGCCCAATTTCTCGACACTACTTCCTCGATCACGTAGATCAGGGTGCCATACATGCTCGCGATATCACTGCCTTTCTGGAGGTAGTGGGTGGCGCCTCTGTTCAATGCCTCAATCGCGACTTCTCCTCGACCCTTGCCCGTGAACACGATGAACGGTATGGTGCTGCTGCGCTCGCGCACTTGTTGCAGGAGCGTCAAGCCGTCCAGTCCGGGCATCTGGTAATCGGAGACGATGACGTCATAAGAACGCTCATCAAACCGCTTGAGCGCTTCCTCCACCGAGGCCGCGGTATCCACAACGAACTGCTTCTGCTCGCGTTTTAGAAAAGCTTTGGTCAGCGCAAGGAATTCGGGCTCATCATCGACATGCAGGATCGTTATCTCCCGTTGCGCCTCTGGCTGTGGCATTCTATAACCGCTCCCGTTTGCCGCTGTGCCGGGTTAATCCGGTATGTCTATACTATGTATATGCTGGAGCACTTATAGTGTACGGGAGGGTGTTGCGAAATGATCATCGCAGAACTCACGGTTGTTCCCCTCGGTACACAAACACCGAGTGTGAGCAGGTACGTGACGAAAGCGGTTTCGGCGCTAAGGAAACTGGGCCTGGAGCCGCAGGTGACGGCGATGGGCACGATTATCGAGGCTGCCGAGCTGCCCGTGATTCTGGAGGCGGTCAGGACGGTGCATGAGTCGGTCTTCGAGCAGGGCGCGTTACGGGTCGTGACCACGCTGAAAATAGACGAGCGGCGGGACAAAGCGGGAAGCATCGAGCAGAAACTAAAAGCGGTACGGAGCGGTTATAACGGATCATAGATCCTAACTAGCGCTTTGCTCTCCTGCTGCTGCTGTTGTTTGTAGAGTATATCCTCTCAGTATCTCCATAATGCAGTCCTTTTCTCGCCCTGATTCTAAATAGCCAGCCCGGTTTAATCACGGGTATCTCGCTGGTGAAATACCCACACTGTTGCTCCAAAAACCAGGATTGCACCATCATTACCTCACCAGCCAATCCAGCCGGGCAAATTATGTATCCTCTTCAGGACCTTCACCTTTGGGATGGGAAACATGAATTAAATTTACGCTTTTGAATGAATCGCTTTTATCCTCGTCTTCCCGGGCGGCAAATACCGCTGCACTTTCTCTAACGTTACCTGGTGCTCGATTCCCTCTTCTCCTTCCGCTTTCTCTTTTTGCCGCTCGAGAAATATCGTGACTATTTGTTTAGCCAGCTCGCTCTTCTCCAGCTCGCCTTCCGGTGCGAGCTCCACGTACAGCTCCATCTGCCGTTGCTGCTGCTCTGTTGCTGGCACGATCACCAGTTTACCCTCCTTTATACCGATGCAGAGCCCTAAGGGCGCCTTGAAGTAACGTCGCTTGCCGCGCACCACGAAGCTCCCTTTTTTGATGTATTCGCCCGATGGCGGTGTCTTGCTCACCTGCTCGCCGGGCACGCAGTAGCACTCGCCCTCGTAGAACCCGTACTTCCACAGGCTTGAATACGAGGTGGCGAACTGCGCGATCTCCCTCAGCCCCGCCTCTGTAATCGTTTTACCGCCCGTCTTCGCGATCACGACCGGCGCGCCCTCGGCCTGTGTATGGCAGAACAAGTCGTTGTGCTCCATATGCCGCTTCACCACAAGCTCGTTCGTGGTCGCATCTCTGCCGCCGATGACGAGGAAGCCGTCTGAGGTCTCGAACCACCTGAACTTCTCGTACCACTCCTCATGCATCGGTCTGGCCGCTTTCTTCTCCGGGATGAACACTTCTGCTCGTGCAACCTCTCTCGCCTTCTCAGTCTCTATCCGCTCCTTCGTCTCCTCGATCGCGCGTTCTACACCCCCGCGCTTCTTTCTGAACGTCTTTGCGTGTTCGTAATACGCACCGGCATTCTGATGCAATGAGAGTGAAGTGTCAAGCTCAAGCGGGAGATCGCTGTCCGGCAGGGTTACGGTAACCGTCTTTCGTCCCTTGGGCAGTTCGCGAAGCAGCGCTTCAAGCTCGGTATACCGCGTGTATATCAGCTCACCCTTCTGTATGCAGGCCGCTTCCTTGCGCTCGAAATTCTGAAGCGCGGCGAGCTGCTCGGCCAGCACGTGCTCGTGCTTGCTGATCCCTTTCTCCTGCTCGACCTTCACCTGCTCCTCGACCGCTTCGGCGAGTTGCTGGGTGAAGAACTCGTCTGCCGCCCCATTGAATGAGTCAAAGAATTGCTTCTCCCGCTCGCT
Above is a window of Methanomicrobia archaeon DNA encoding:
- a CDS encoding CoB--CoM heterodisulfide reductase iron-sulfur subunit A family protein; protein product: MTERDEEIRIGVFICHCGTNIGGVVDVPAVTEYAKTLPHVMHAERNLYTCSSDGVDSIKQAIVEKGLNRVVVAACTPRTHESLFRTACEAAGLNKYLFEFANIRDQCSWIHMHEPGKATEKAKDLVRMAVAKVALQEPQEEEQVRVEPKSLVIGGGISGMTAALNLARQGFEVHLVEREPELGGLLRRLYKLYPTFADASEFLRAVVSDVHAEKKITVWTSASVDEVEGYVGNFTAAISTNGAIQKLNIGTIIVAIGAEELKPEGLFRYDGKRVITQLELEERLRSCAEIGDFSTLGNRIVMIQCVGARGRKVSYCSKICCTTALKNALVIKAHVPAAEIYILNEGINVYGDYEHLLTETREQGVRFVRFVPGSEPIVEGTSVKVYHANIRKELDLKADLVVLSTPLVSASETERISKMLKVARGPDGFFFEAHVKLRPLDFATDGIYVCGTAHGPRDVPESIAQALGASSRASIPMARGYVVPEAITPVIDQNACVKCGICVDKCPYGALRLNEHLEVIEALCKGCGTCVAACPTGALDQRHFRNIEVAAQIKNFFTLLQREQG
- a CDS encoding PAS domain S-box protein, which encodes MPQPEAQREITILHVDDEPEFLALTKAFLKREQKQFVVDTAASVEEALKRFDERSYDVIVSDYQMPGLDGLTLLQQVRERSSTIPFIVFTGKGRGEVAIEALNRGATHYLQKGSDIASMYGTLIYVIEEVVSRNWALDALRESESRYKELADSLPQVVFELDERSNLTFVNRNAFDVFGYTEEEFARGLNALHMIAPADRDRAARNIQRVLQGESLGGIEYTALRKDGSTFPISIHSSPILRENKPVGLRGVLIDQTARKQAEDTLRKSEELYRLLTEESPFGIAIISPDGRYRCVNAMFTKLFGYTLEDVLTGREWFTKAFPDESVREAARSAWLADLKASKPGEFRPRSFTVTCKDGTRKVICFRSVTLSTGEQLVLYEDSTAQKRVDAERAKILKELSAKNRELERFTYTVSHDLRSPLVTIAGFTDMLRKDLELGNHKRVMSDLRYISTAATRMDELLSATLKLSRIGRMANPPEDMPFGTLLQDALSQTAGELQASGVELVVADQFPTVNVDRLGIVELLVNLISNSIKYRGDRPDPKIEFGHRMDRDETVFFVKDNGIGIAQSDQEKVFEIFYQVDRRSEGTGAGLAIVRRIVEMHRGRIWIESESGKGCTVCFTLPVVKADL
- a CDS encoding MTH1187 family thiamine-binding protein, whose protein sequence is MIIAELTVVPLGTQTPSVSRYVTKAVSALRKLGLEPQVTAMGTIIEAAELPVILEAVRTVHESVFEQGALRVVTTLKIDERRDKAGSIEQKLKAVRSGYNGS
- a CDS encoding fibronectin-binding domain-containing protein is translated as MLPCKSRANRLATVSFLFLRRDPLTSGMKESMSSVDVAAVVIELQELVGARLVKAYQHGKDEIRLKLHQKDQGSLDLIIEAGKRIHLTRYKRPAPRLPSSFAMYIRKHLGGGRLAAIQQLEFDRIVALTIERWDKKTTLLAELLPRGNLVLVDEEETIMLPLRRKSFATREIKVRTKYERPPSRVNPLTVTEQELKALCEHQDRDVVRVLAAELSLGGLYAEELCTLASIEKTRAANELTELDISAIAAALQTLFKPLLTRDKTLLRPHIVLEAAQDKLDVLPFELSAYSEREKQFFDSFNGAADEFFTQQLAEAVEEQVKVEQEKGISKHEHVLAEQLAALQNFERKEAACIQKGELIYTRYTELEALLRELPKGRKTVTVTLPDSDLPLELDTSLSLHQNAGAYYEHAKTFRKKRGGVERAIEETKERIETEKAREVARAEVFIPEKKAARPMHEEWYEKFRWFETSDGFLVIGGRDATTNELVVKRHMEHNDLFCHTQAEGAPVVIAKTGGKTITEAGLREIAQFATSYSSLWKYGFYEGECYCVPGEQVSKTPPSGEYIKKGSFVVRGKRRYFKAPLGLCIGIKEGKLVIVPATEQQQRQMELYVELAPEGELEKSELAKQIVTIFLERQKEKAEGEEGIEHQVTLEKVQRYLPPGKTRIKAIHSKA